The following DNA comes from Methanosarcina vacuolata Z-761.
GTTGCAACAGCTTCTCTACTAAAAGCCGTGGAAGCAGGAAACGTTGATAAGGACGAAACTATTCTCCTGAACCTTGCAGGCGGAGGATACAAACGCCTGAAAGAGGACTATACACTTTACCAGATCGAGCCGGTAGCTACTGCCAAAAATCCTGATATTTCCTTAGACGAGCTGAATATCTAGATGAGCTGAATATCTAGACGAGCTAAATATCTAGACAAGCTGAATATCTAGACAAGCTGAATATCTAGACAAGCTGAATATCTGAGTCTAAAACAACTCTAACTAAAAACAGTGAAAATATAAAGAATATTAAGAAAGCTGAAGAGGCATGTGCATGGCAAGTCCGGAAGAAGAAGTCATAGCAATAATGAAAAAGGCAGGTATCGACCTTGCCGCAACTCTGCCCTGCGACAGGATCAAAAACCTGCTTCCCCTGGTTTCTGAGAATTTTCCTGAAATCAAGTTAACGAGAGAAGAAAATGGTGTGGGCATTTGTGCCGGGGTTTACCTTGCAGGGGGGAGGCCCATGATGCTTATCCAGAGCACAGGGCTTGGGAATATGATTAATGCTCTGGAATCACTTAATGTAATCTGCAGGATTCCCTTACCTGTTCTGGCAAGCTGGCGTGGGGTTTACGCTGAAGGAATCGAAGCCCAGGTCCCGCTTGGCACCCATCTCCCGGCAATCCTTGAAGGAGCAGGGCTTGCGTATACAATAATTGATGAAGCCGGAAAGCTATCTCTACTTGAAAATGTAATAAAAGACGCGTTTGAGAATTTAAGGCCGCATATAGCCCTAATTTCTCCGAAAGTATGGGAAAGCTCGAATTGTTGCGCCTGGGAAGCGGCTGGATTGCCCGAAAAACCCGAGATTATGGAAAGAACATGCCGTTTCAATATTAAGCAGGAAACCCTCAGACCATTAATGCTAAGGAACGATGCGATTTGCGCAATTGATTCTCAGCTTGATGGCGAAATTACGGTAACAAATCTTGGAGTTCCCTGCAAGGAACTTTATGCTTGCAGAGACAGGGAGCTTAACTTCTATATGTTTGGCTCAATGGGGCTCGTCTCGTCGATAGGACTTGGCCTGGCTCTTAGGACAGAAAAGACGGTAGTGACCCTTGACGGGGACGGCAGCCTGCTTATGAACCCCAACGCCCTGCTCGAAATTGCTAATGAAGCCCCAAAAAACCTGATTATTATTTGCCTTGACAATGGTGCCTACGGCTCCACAGGCTCGCAGGAAACCTGTGCTCTCCGCTATATTGACCTGGAAATTTTTGCAACCGCTTGCGGAATTCAGAATACGGCTAAGGTAAACAGCCCAGAGAGGTTAATAGAAGCTTTCAGTAAATTTCGGGCCATGCAGGAACTTTCCTTTATCCATGTAATCCTGAAGCCTGGAAATACAAAAGCTCCCAATATCCCCCTGAGCCCTGAAGAGGTTACAAAACGCTTTAAAGA
Coding sequences within:
- the comE gene encoding sulfopyruvate decarboxylase subunit beta: MASPEEEVIAIMKKAGIDLAATLPCDRIKNLLPLVSENFPEIKLTREENGVGICAGVYLAGGRPMMLIQSTGLGNMINALESLNVICRIPLPVLASWRGVYAEGIEAQVPLGTHLPAILEGAGLAYTIIDEAGKLSLLENVIKDAFENLRPHIALISPKVWESSNCCAWEAAGLPEKPEIMERTCRFNIKQETLRPLMLRNDAICAIDSQLDGEITVTNLGVPCKELYACRDRELNFYMFGSMGLVSSIGLGLALRTEKTVVTLDGDGSLLMNPNALLEIANEAPKNLIIICLDNGAYGSTGSQETCALRYIDLEIFATACGIQNTAKVNSPERLIEAFSKFRAMQELSFIHVILKPGNTKAPNIPLSPEEVTKRFKEALKA